One Glycine soja cultivar W05 chromosome 2, ASM419377v2, whole genome shotgun sequence genomic region harbors:
- the LOC114400223 gene encoding glucan endo-1,3-beta-glucosidase 12-like → MHRFIVLTILLSLTLADGGSIGVNYGRIANNLPSAVKVVHLLKSQGLTRVKVYDTDPAVLRALSGSGIRVTVDLPNQQLFAAAKAPSFASSWVERNVAAYYPHTQIEAIAVGNEVFVDPHNTTKFLVPAMKNIQKALTKHNLDKDIKVSSPIALSALANSYPSSAGSFRPELVEPVFKPMLDFLRETGSYLMVNVYPFFAYESNADVISLDYALFRDNPGVVDPGNGLRYYNLFDAQIDAVFSALSALKYDDVKIVVTETGWPSKGDSNEVGASVDNAAAYNGNLVRKILTAGGTPLRPKADLIVFLFALFNENQKPGPTSERNFGLFYPDERRVYNVPLTTEELKDYHDRPAPVSGGGQQKGTPAPAPVVSGGVSKSTTGNTWCVANPDADKVKLQAALDFACGEGGADCRPIQRGSTCYDPNTLVAHASFAFNSYYQKQSRKGGSCYFGGTSYVVTQEPKYGSCEFPTGY, encoded by the exons ATGCATCGCTTCATCGTCCTCACCATTCTCCTCTCCCTCACCCTCGCAG aTGGAGGTTCCATTGGAGTTAACTACGGTCGAATAGCGAACAACCTTCCCTCCGCGGTTAAGGTCGTTCACCTCCTCAAATCGCAAGGACTGACACGTGTCAAAGTCTACGACACCGACCCAGCAGTGCTCCGGGCACTATCCGGATCCGGAATCAGAGTGACGGTTGATCTTCCAAACCAGCAACTCTTCGCAGCAGCCAAAGCTCCCTCCTTTGCATCCTCATGGGTCGAAAGGAACGTCGCCGCATACTACCCACACACCCAAATCGAAGCCATTGCGGTCGGCAACGAGGTTTTCGTGGACCCACACAACACCACCAAGTTCCTCGTACCCGCCATGAAGAACATCCAAAAAGCCCTCACCAAACACAACCTCGACAAAGACATTAAGGTTTCCTCCCCCATTGCACTTTCCGCACTAGCAAACTCTTACCCTTCCTCCGCCGGGTCGTTCCGACCCGAACTTGTTGAACCCGTTTTCAAGCCCATGCTAGACTTCCTCCGCGAAACCGGGTCATACCTTATGGTTAACGTGTACCCGTTCTTCGCGTATGAGTCCAACGCTGACGTCATCTCTTTAGACTACGCTCTGTTCCGTGATAACCCCGGAGTGGTGGATCCCGGTAACGGGTTGAGATATTATAACCTATTTGACGCCCAAATTGACGCCGTTTTCTCCGCGCTAAGTGCTTTGAAATACGACGACGTTAAGATCGTGGTTACCGAAACAGGTTGGCCTTCTAAGGGAGATAGTAATGAGGTGGGTGCGAGTGTAGACAACGCTGCTGCGTACAACGGGAATCTCGTCCGTAAGATCTTGACCGCTGGTGGGACCCCTCTCAGGCCCAAAGCGGATCTCATCGTTTTTCTGTTCGCGCTTTTTAATGAGAACCAGAAGCCCGGGCCTACTTCCGAGAGAAACTTTGGGCTTTTCTACCCTGACGAGAGGAGGGTTTACAATGTTCCGTTAACGACGGAGGAACTCAAGGACTACCACGATCGTCCGGCGCCGGTGAGCGGCGGCGGACAGCAGAAGGGAACGCCGGCGCCGGCGCCGGTTGTGAGCGGCGGGGTCTCCAAGAGTACCACTGGAAACACGTGGTGCGTTGCAAACCCGGATGCGGATAAGGTTAAGCTGCAGGCGGCTCTAGATTTCGCTTGTGGTGAGGGAGGTGCTGATTGCCGTCCGATTCAGCGCGGTTCCACGTGTTACGATCCTAACACGCTTGTGGCCCACGCTTCTTTCGCGTTCAACAGTTATTACCAGAAGCAGTCGCGCAAGGGTGGTAGCTGCTATTTCGGGGGTACGTCGTACGTTGTCACGCAGGAGCCGA AGTATGGTAGCTGCGAGTTTCCTACTGGATACTAA